In Tessaracoccus sp. MC1865, the DNA window CGTGCGTGGTGACCTCGCCCAGCCCCGCACCAGCGGCGAGCTGTGGAAGGGCGGCTTCCACGCGCCCCAGCGTGTCGATCGCCGTCGCCTCCAGTGGCGTGCTGTCGAGGATGACCAGGAAGCGCACGGCGTCACCCGACTTCGCGGTGAAGGCGCCGACGTCGTCCGCGGCCGGGAGGTCGCCGGGGCCGATCACGCCGGCCACTCCTGGTTGGGTCTTGAGGGCCTCACCGAACTGGGCCACCTCATCGGGCTTCTCCCCCACCCCCGGTGACTCGACCACGATCTCGGTCGGGGACACGATGCCCGGAGCGAATCCCTTGCCCGCCGCGTCTGCTGCCTGCTGCGCGCTGGTGGTCTCCGGCAGGGATTGGACGAATCCGAGGCCGAGGTCGAGGTTGCGCGCCTGGTAGGCGGCGACGCCCAGACCGGCCACACACACCAGCACCAGGACCAGGGCGGAGCCACGGTTCGCCACGGCCCTGGTGAGGAGGGAAGGCCTCTCACGCATCTTCGTGGGTGTGGCTGCCAGGGTTCGGGGCCAGAACGCGCCTCGACCGAGGATGGCCAGCAGGGCGGGCACGAGGGTGACGGCCACCACGAGCCCGGTCAGGACGGTGAGCGCGAGCGCGGGCCCGAACCCCCGGAAGAGGGGGGACTGGGCGACGAGGAGCGAGGCTGTTCCCGCCGCGACAGTGATGCCGGCCACAGCGACGATGGGCGTGACGGAAGCGGTGGCCAGGCGGGCCGCCTCAAGGCGGCCGTGGCCCTCCCGCAGTCTGCTGCGTAGGCCGGAGAGGTAGAAGATGCAGTAGTCGGTGACGATGCCGAGGAGCAGCGCGACGATCAGCGGCCGCAGGTCTGCCGGGATCGACACATCCATGATGGTCGCGGCCCAGCCCGAGACGCCGAGTGTGACGAACACCGCAGCCCCCACCGAGACGAGCGTCAGGGCGGGCGCTGCCAGCGAGCCGAACGTCAGCGCCACGATCGTCAACACCGCGAGGACGGTCACCGCCTCGACGATGTGGACGTAGGAGTTCAGGACGAGGCCCTGGGCCGCGCGCGCCGGGATGGAACCGGTGACGCCCACGTACCCGTCGGATGGGTCCGTCAGCTGCTCCGCCGCGAAGTCCTCAACGATTCGGGTCTGCTCGAAGAAGTTCAGCGTGGGGTCGGCGAACACGTAGGTGAGGACGGTCGTGTTCTTCTCGGCGGCACCGGGGAAGGCTCCCTCGGCATTGGGGACCGGGATCGCGCCCAGCAGCGGGGTGTCGTACTTGCCTTGGTTGATGGCGATGCCGCGCATGACGGCCTCGGCCTGGACCACTGGGGGCAGGCCCTCCGGGTTGCGCTGCACGATCGCCGCCCGGCTCAGGAGGGGGAACTCGAACAGTTCCATGGACCGCTGCTCGGCCGCGAAGCTGTCGTCGTCGGCGCCGAGCGCCTCGATGTCGTTGGCGGTGCCCTGCATCGGGGGAAGGAGCAGTGTCGCCGCGACAGCCGCCGCCACCCAGCCGATGACGATCACCCAGCGCAGGGCGACGATCGCCCGGGCGTAGCCGTACCAGACAGTGGCCATGAAGCCGCGCCGGGGCTCCCCCTCGAGCGGCGCAGGTGCGTGGGTCATGGGGTCTCGCTGGGGGTAGGCGACGGAGAGCCGGACTCGCTGGCCTGCGGCGACTTCCCGGCCTGCTCAAGGCATTCCTCTGACGCCCCGTCGGCCACCTCGCGAGCATCCTGGAGGCGGTCGAGGGCCTCCTGCAGGGCGCGTGCGTCCTGTGATTCGGCGCCCTTGGCGAGATCCTCGACGGCCTTGTCGACCTCGACGTTGTACTCGGCCGCCCGCACGCACGCCTCAGAGACGTCGCCCGACCCAGTGGAGGCATCCGCGGTGGGAGACGCCGACGGGGTGGGGCTTGCGCTGATCACGGACTGTGCCTCCAGTGGGGTGGCCCAACCGATCCCCAGGAGGACGACGCCGGCGGCTGCGGCCAGCGCGATCCCTGCCAGGAGTCCGATCAGGAGCATCACCCAACCGCTCAATGGATTGCCACTTCGGCGCGACGCGCTCCGGTGCTCGCCAACTGTCATCGATCCTCCTGGTGGTGTGATCGTCATCGGCCCCATGGGGAACAGCAGTACTGCGATGGTACGGGTCAAACGCGAAGTGCATCGCGCTTTCGCGAAGGATCACGACGCGAAACGACCCCCAAGGAATACACCAGGATGGGTCCAGGGCGCGGGGGCGCAGGTGTTCGGCCAACGGCCCGTGCTCACGGAAGGAGCCGGAAACGGTGCCCGCACCGACGACAAGCATCGGCAGCCATTTGGCATAGAACGCAGCCCGCGAGCTGGGCTTCGAACTCACCGCGGACGCCATCGTCACGGGACTGCGCAAGCTGCCCGAGCACGCCCTGGCTGACGACGTGGCCCGAGTCGTCGACCACCAGGGCCTTGGTCGCGGTCGTGGAGGAGTCGACGGCGAGGACGAGCGGGCGGTTCGCGGGGGGCGCAGGGTCAGCCTAATAACCGCCGTGGCGTGCACTCGGACGCCGAAGCTGGGACCACCGGGAGCCAGACCCGCATCGTCGCCGGCCCCCGGTTCCCCCGCGCTCCGCTCAGGCTTCTAGTGTGGACTCCAGTCCAGCGTCGTTCGCGCGCTCCGCCAGTCTCTCGGCGACGTAGTCGATGTCCTTGTCGCCACGCCCGGACAGGTTGACCAGGATGATCTGGTCGGCACCCATCGACGGGGCGATGCGGATGGCGTGCGCGAGCGCGTGGCTCGACTCCAGCGCGGGGATGATGCCCTCCGTGCGGCACAGGAGCTTGAAGGCCTCCAACGTCTCGTCGTCGGAGGCATGCACGTAGTCGACTCGGCCGGTCTGCCGGAGGTGGGCGTGCTCCGGTCCGACGCCCGGGTAGTCGAGGCCGGAGGCGATCGAGTGCACCGCCGTCGGTTCGCCGGCCTCATCCTGCAGGATCACGGTCTTCATGCCGTGCAGCATGCCGTCTGACCCCAGGGTCATGGTGGCGGCGTGCTCTCCCACCGTACCCAGATCGCGGCCCGCGGGCTCGACGCCGTAGATGCGCACGTCCGTGTCGTCGAGGAAGCCGCTGAAGATCCCGATGGCATTGGACCCGCCGCCCACGCACGCGATCACGGCGTCGGGCAGGCGGGCCTCCTTCGCCAGGATCTGCTCCCGGGCCTCGCGCCCGACGATCGACTGGAAGTCGCGCACCATGGTCGGGTACGGGTGGGGGCCCACGACGGATCCGATGGCGAAGAAGGTGTCGTGGTAGTCCGCGGCGAAGACCCCGAAGGCCGAGTCGACGGCGTCCTTCAGGCACGCCCCGCCGCTGGTGACGGGAACCACCTTGGCGCCGAGCAGCTCCATCCGCACGACGTTGGGGTGCTGCTTGGCGATGTCGATGGACCCCATGTGGATCTCACACTCAAGCCCGACCAGCGCCGCGGCGGTCGCCAGGGCAACCCCATGCTGGCCTGCGCCCGTTTCGGCGAGGAGCTTCTTCTTGCCCATCCGCTTGGCGAGGAGCGCCTCGCCGAGGCAATGGTTGATCTTGTGGGCGCCGGTGTGGTTGAGGTCCTCGCGCTTGAGGTAGATGGTGGCCCCACCCAGTTCCTCGCTGAGGCGCTGCGCCTTGAACAACGGGGACGGCCGGCCGACGTAGTCCGTCAATAGGGCCTCGTACTCGGCGAGGAAGGCCGGGTCCTTGACGGCCTCCTGGTACGCCTCGGCCACCTCGGCGAGGGGGGTTTCGAGCTGGGGTGGCACGAACCGTCCACCGTACTGACCAAAGAATCCATCTGAGCTACTCACACGGTCGACCTTAGTGCCGTGCTCCCAACGAGAACCGCCCGGCACGCCAGTGAAGGGGCGTGCCGGGCGGCTCACGAGGTCAGGCCTGCTGCTTCGATCGCGGCGTTCATGACCCTGATCACCGGCCACCCACCTTCGGAGCTGTTGCCCAGAATGCTGACGGTTGTCTGGCTCGCGATGATGTGCGTCGACCGGAAGGAGGCGCCGGCGTCATAGCCCTCGAGGATGGGCACCGGGTGAGACCGGTGCAGCCAGAAGCCCATGCCGTAGCGCATCTCTTCCTCCGGCACGTCGTGGCGGGGACGCAGCATCTCGTCGACGGTGTCCCGCCGCACGATCCTGCCGTCGATCAGCGCGCGCCAGAACCTATGCAGGTCGTCGGCCGTGGTGAACGCACCGCCGTCGCCGTTGCCGAGGATCGGCAGGTGAAGCGTGTTCATGAGGTGGCCCTCGTTGGCCACATAGCCGGCCGCGGCGTCCGACGGCAGCTCGTTGAGCGGAAGGAAGTCGGTGGCTGCCATGCCCCCCGGCTCGAACACGAGCCGCCTCACGACGTCGTGGTAGGTCTCCCCCGTCACCCGCTCCAGCAGCACGGCCAGCACCATGTACCCACCGTTGCAGTAGGCGAATCGCTCGCCCGGTGCGAACTTCTGTGGATGCCCGTCGAGCATGGGGAGGAACGCCTCCGCGGTGATCAGCCGGTGCACGGGGACCGTCAGCACGAAGTCTGCAACCTCCCAGTCGGTGTCCTCGTCCAGGTAGTCGCCGATGCCCGACGTGTGCGTCAGCAGGTGCTCCACCGTGACCGCGTCGTCGATGAGCGGGAGGTCGTCCCCGAGGAGGCCGCGCACCGGCTGCCCCAGCTGCACGGCGCCGTCTTCGACGAGCCGCATCACCGCCAGAGCAGTGAAGCTCTTGCTCCCGCTGGCGATGGCGATCCGCGCTCGGGGTGTCATCGGCACGTCGAGAGCCCGGTTGAGGAAACCCTCGCAGCGCTCGAAGACCCGTTGGTCGCCGACGTCGACCGTCACGACGCCGGTGAACGACTGGCGGGTGACGGCGGCGTCGAATGCGGTGGGATCAATCACCATGCTTGATCCTTTCAGAGTCGGACCCTCGGTGGAACCCTCGGGGTCACAGCTGCGTTAGGACACCGGAGCCGGGGGTCTCCGGCTCTACACCACCAGGACGCTGAAGGCCGAGACGGTCACGAGCGCCAAGAGCGTCGAGACCGCCACGACGGCGGCGACCAGGTGCCCGTCGCCGTCGAACTCCTGCGACAGGGTGAACGTGGTCGCGCCGGTGGGCATGGCGGCGAGCAGCACCAAGACCGCGGTGAGCAGGCCCGTGGGGTCTGGAACGAACAGCTTGGCCGCCGCCCACGTCAGGAGCGGCAGGACCAGGAGCTTCGCCATGGCAACCGACACGATCGCCACCAGGGACGAACCACGGGTCCACACCTGCTTGACGGCCGGGCCGAGCGACAGGCCGATGGCGAAGAGTGCGACCGGGATCACGGCCTGCGCCAGCAGCGTGACCGGGACGGCCACCATCTCGGGCAGTTCCAGCCCGAGGCCGCGCACGATGAGCGCGGCCACCACGGAGATGACCGCGGGGTTGAGCGGGCCCGCCTTCAGCAGCGCCCGCCGCAGCCGCCCCGGCTGGGGTTTCCCCGCCGTCGCCAACGCCGGGTAACCCACCATGAAGATCAGGTTGTGGACCATGGAGGTCAACGCCATCGGCAGCGCGGCCCGCGGCCCGAGGACGCTCAGAATGAGTGGGAAGGCGAAGTAGCCCACGTTGCCGTAGCCCGCCGCCAGCGACAGCCTGCCCGCGATCGGCCGGAGCCCGGCCAAACGCGAGGCGAGGTAGACCAGGGCCGAGAAGCCGAGGGTGACGACGAACGCCACCAGGAACAGGGAAACGGGAAGCCCTGCGCCCGACGGGGCCTTCACGATCGCGTCGAACAGGAACGCCGGCAGCGCGAACCAGTACACGAAGGAGTTCAGGCCGACGTCGGCCTTCCCGAACGCCTTGGCCCTGCTGGCCAGCAGCCCCAGCAGGATCAGCACGTACAGCGGCACGACAACCGCCAGCACCTCCGCCATGCTCCTCCCTTCGTCCCCCGCAAACCGCGACTGCCCGGCTCGTGTGGACCTTACCCTTCCCCATCCTGGCGGCTCGTCTCGGCGGCGGGCAGAATGGCCGGCGTGACGAAGCGTGAACTGCTGGGTGTGGTGCTGGCCGCCGGCGAGGGGCGCCGGCTCCG includes these proteins:
- a CDS encoding MMPL family transporter encodes the protein MTHAPAPLEGEPRRGFMATVWYGYARAIVALRWVIVIGWVAAAVAATLLLPPMQGTANDIEALGADDDSFAAEQRSMELFEFPLLSRAAIVQRNPEGLPPVVQAEAVMRGIAINQGKYDTPLLGAIPVPNAEGAFPGAAEKNTTVLTYVFADPTLNFFEQTRIVEDFAAEQLTDPSDGYVGVTGSIPARAAQGLVLNSYVHIVEAVTVLAVLTIVALTFGSLAAPALTLVSVGAAVFVTLGVSGWAATIMDVSIPADLRPLIVALLLGIVTDYCIFYLSGLRSRLREGHGRLEAARLATASVTPIVAVAGITVAAGTASLLVAQSPLFRGFGPALALTVLTGLVVAVTLVPALLAILGRGAFWPRTLAATPTKMRERPSLLTRAVANRGSALVLVLVCVAGLGVAAYQARNLDLGLGFVQSLPETTSAQQAADAAGKGFAPGIVSPTEIVVESPGVGEKPDEVAQFGEALKTQPGVAGVIGPGDLPAADDVGAFTAKSGDAVRFLVILDSTPLEATAIDTLGRVEAALPQLAAGAGLGEVTTHVGGDTALASGVIADTTNDLFRIAIVAIAVNLLLLVIFLRALIAPLYLLASSVLALGATLGLSVLFFQDFLGHDDLTFYVPFAASVLLLSLGSDYNIFAVGHIWQEARNRSMRDALLVATPESTRAITSAGLALAASFGLLALVPLGPFHELGFLLGVGILIDVFIVRALLVPSLITLVGTFSSWPSDILRERRPRVRKARAVS
- a CDS encoding serine hydrolase, producing the protein MVIDPTAFDAAVTRQSFTGVVTVDVGDQRVFERCEGFLNRALDVPMTPRARIAIASGSKSFTALAVMRLVEDGAVQLGQPVRGLLGDDLPLIDDAVTVEHLLTHTSGIGDYLDEDTDWEVADFVLTVPVHRLITAEAFLPMLDGHPQKFAPGERFAYCNGGYMVLAVLLERVTGETYHDVVRRLVFEPGGMAATDFLPLNELPSDAAAGYVANEGHLMNTLHLPILGNGDGGAFTTADDLHRFWRALIDGRIVRRDTVDEMLRPRHDVPEEEMRYGMGFWLHRSHPVPILEGYDAGASFRSTHIIASQTTVSILGNSSEGGWPVIRVMNAAIEAAGLTS
- a CDS encoding AEC family transporter; this translates as MAEVLAVVVPLYVLILLGLLASRAKAFGKADVGLNSFVYWFALPAFLFDAIVKAPSGAGLPVSLFLVAFVVTLGFSALVYLASRLAGLRPIAGRLSLAAGYGNVGYFAFPLILSVLGPRAALPMALTSMVHNLIFMVGYPALATAGKPQPGRLRRALLKAGPLNPAVISVVAALIVRGLGLELPEMVAVPVTLLAQAVIPVALFAIGLSLGPAVKQVWTRGSSLVAIVSVAMAKLLVLPLLTWAAAKLFVPDPTGLLTAVLVLLAAMPTGATTFTLSQEFDGDGHLVAAVVAVSTLLALVTVSAFSVLVV
- the trpB gene encoding tryptophan synthase subunit beta yields the protein MSSSDGFFGQYGGRFVPPQLETPLAEVAEAYQEAVKDPAFLAEYEALLTDYVGRPSPLFKAQRLSEELGGATIYLKREDLNHTGAHKINHCLGEALLAKRMGKKKLLAETGAGQHGVALATAAALVGLECEIHMGSIDIAKQHPNVVRMELLGAKVVPVTSGGACLKDAVDSAFGVFAADYHDTFFAIGSVVGPHPYPTMVRDFQSIVGREAREQILAKEARLPDAVIACVGGGSNAIGIFSGFLDDTDVRIYGVEPAGRDLGTVGEHAATMTLGSDGMLHGMKTVILQDEAGEPTAVHSIASGLDYPGVGPEHAHLRQTGRVDYVHASDDETLEAFKLLCRTEGIIPALESSHALAHAIRIAPSMGADQIILVNLSGRGDKDIDYVAERLAERANDAGLESTLEA